From a single Fusobacterium pseudoperiodonticum genomic region:
- a CDS encoding sodium/glutamate symporter, giving the protein MEEIKILKLDMFTTLMLAVLAIYFGEFLRKIFPVLKKYCLPASVVGGTIFALLSLLLFKMGIVQLDFDYKAINQLFYCIFFAASGAAASMALLKKGGKLVVIFAILAAVLAAFQNGVALAVGKFMNIDPLISMMTGSIPMTGGHGNAASFAPIAVDAGAPAAMEVAIAAATFGLISGCMLGGPFGNFLVKRFKLDEKLAEKEVIGEIDAEGESGNLLVDKPNIIQAVFLMCIAIGIGKIIELGLKSVQDSTGWKVALPIHVSCMFAGIIIRLIYDRKQGNHEVLYESIDIVGEFSLALFVSMSIITMKLWQLSGLGLALIVLLIAQVILIIIFCYFLTFKLLGKNYDAAVMTVGHIGFGLGAVPVAMTTMQAVCKKYRYSKLAFFVVPVIGGFISNLTNAVIITKFLDFAKELHAVWIG; this is encoded by the coding sequence ATGGAAGAAATAAAAATATTAAAATTAGATATGTTTACGACATTAATGTTGGCAGTATTAGCAATTTACTTTGGTGAATTTTTGAGAAAAATATTCCCAGTTTTAAAAAAATATTGTTTACCTGCATCTGTTGTTGGAGGAACAATATTTGCATTATTATCACTACTACTATTCAAAATGGGAATAGTTCAATTAGACTTTGACTATAAAGCTATAAACCAATTATTCTATTGTATATTCTTTGCAGCAAGTGGAGCAGCAGCAAGTATGGCACTTTTGAAAAAAGGTGGAAAACTTGTTGTAATATTTGCAATTTTGGCAGCAGTTTTAGCAGCTTTCCAAAATGGGGTAGCATTAGCAGTTGGTAAGTTTATGAATATAGATCCATTAATTTCAATGATGACTGGAAGTATACCTATGACTGGTGGACATGGGAATGCAGCATCATTTGCACCAATAGCAGTTGATGCAGGAGCACCAGCAGCTATGGAAGTTGCAATAGCAGCAGCTACATTCGGATTAATTTCAGGTTGTATGCTTGGAGGGCCTTTTGGAAACTTCTTAGTAAAAAGATTTAAATTAGATGAAAAATTAGCAGAGAAAGAAGTAATAGGAGAAATAGATGCTGAGGGAGAATCAGGAAATCTATTAGTTGATAAACCAAATATTATTCAAGCTGTATTTTTAATGTGTATAGCTATAGGAATAGGAAAAATTATAGAACTAGGCTTAAAATCTGTACAAGATAGTACTGGTTGGAAAGTTGCATTACCAATACACGTATCTTGTATGTTTGCAGGAATTATAATAAGATTAATATATGATAGAAAACAAGGTAATCATGAAGTTCTATATGAATCAATTGATATAGTTGGAGAATTTTCATTAGCACTATTTGTTTCTATGTCAATTATTACTATGAAACTATGGCAATTATCTGGATTAGGATTAGCATTAATAGTATTATTAATAGCACAAGTTATATTAATTATAATATTCTGTTATTTCTTAACATTCAAGTTATTAGGAAAGAACTATGATGCAGCAGTAATGACAGTTGGACATATAGGATTTGGATTAGGAGCTGTTCCAGTTGCAATGACTACTATGCAAGCTGTATGTAAAAAATATAGATATTCTAAGTTAGCATTCTTTGTAGTTCCTGTAATTGGAGGATTTATCAGTAACCTTACAAACGCAGTGATTATAACTAAATTTTTAGATTTTGCTAAAGAGTTACATGCTGTATGGATAGGATAG